The Pseudomonas bijieensis DNA window TCCGGCGCGCCCTGCTGGGCGCGGTACATGAAGATCGTCACCGGCAACAGCGTCAGTGACGAAGCGTTGAGCACCAGAAACAGGATCTGCGCATTGCTGGCGATGGTCGGGCTGGGGTTGAGGTCCTGCAGGGCGCGCATGGCCTTGAGGCCGATGGGCGTGGCGGCGTTGTCCAGTCCCAGGCCGTTGGCGGCGAAGTTGAGGGTGATCAGGCCAATGGCCGGGTGGCCGGCGGGCACTTCCGGCATCAAGCGCAGGAACAGCGGGCCGAGGGCCTTGGCCAGCCAATCGACGATGCCGGCCTTTTCGGCGATACGCAGAAAGCCCAGCCACAGGGTCAAGGTGCCGAACAGCAGGACCATCACCTCTACCGACAGCTTGGCCATGGCGAAAATGCTTTCCACCATGGCCGCGAAGATCCCGGCATTGCCGCCGATCAGCCACTGCGCCAGCGCCGACACGGCTGCCACGATAAAGAAGCCAAGCCACAGGCCATTGAGCATCGGTTAAATCCCCCGGAAGATGCCGCGAATGATAGCGGGGCTGGCAGAAACGACAAACCCCGGATTGCTCCGGGGTTTGCTTGGCTTGATATCGAAGGTGCCGCCGCCATCGCGAGCAGGCTCACTCCCACAAGGGTTCTCAGTGATCGCGGCTGTGGGAGCGAGCCTGCTCGCGATAGCGGCCTCAAGGCATCAATTACTGGACGTTTCCCCCGCCGGCAGCGGCTCTTTGCTGCGCCAGTGCGGCAGAGAGTTCCAGTAGCGCTGGCCCTTGGCATCGTCGTACATGCCTTCCCAACGGGCGATGACCAGCACGGCCAGGGCGTTGCCGATGACGTTCAGGGCAGTACGGGCCATGTCCATGATGCGGTCGACACCGGCGATGAAGGCCAGGCCTTCCAGGGGAATACCCACGCTGCCCAAGGTAGCCAGCAACACCACGAACGACACACCCGGCACACCGGCAATGCCTTTGGAGGTGACCATCAAGGTCAGCACCAGCAGCAATTGCTGGCTGATGGACAGGTCGATGCCATACAGCTGGGCAATGAAAATCGCCGCGATGCTCTGGTACAGGGTCGAGCCGTCGAGGTTGAACGAATAGCCGGTAGGCACCACAAAGCTGCAGATGGCTTTCGGCGCGCCGTAGGCTTCCATCTTCTCGATCACCCGTGGCAGCACGGTTTCGGAGCTGGCGGTGGAGTAGGCCAGTACCAGCTCATCCTTGAAGATGCGCATCAGCTTGAGCACCGAGAAACCGAACAGGCGGGCGATCAGGCCCAGCACCACAAAGGCGAAGAAGGCGATGGCGACGTAAACCAGGATCACCAGTTTCGCCAGCGGCAGCAGGGATGCGAAACCGAAGTTGGCGACCGTCACCGCGATCAGGGCGAATACGCCAATCGGGGCGTATTGCATGATCATGTGGGTGACCTTGAACATGCTTTCCGACACGCCCTGGAACATTTTCACCAGCGGCTCGCGCAGGTCCGATTGCAGGCTGGACAGACCCAGGCCGAACAGTACGGAGAAGAAAATGATCGGCAGCATCTCGCCACGGGCAACGGCGGCGAAGATGTTCGACGGGATCAGATTGAGGATGGTCTGGACAAACGCATGCTCATGCTGGACTTCAGCGGCGGTGGCCTGGTACTTGGAAATATCCACGGTACCCAGGGTGCTCATGTCGATGCCGCTGCCGGGCTGGAAGAAGTTGGCCAGCAACAGGCCGACGACGATGGCGATGGTGGTGACGATTTCGAAGTAAAGGATGGTCTTCAGGCCAATGCGCCCGAGCTTCTTGGCATCACCGACCCCGGCAATGCCGACGATCAACGAGGAAATCACGATCGGGATCACGATCATCTTGATCAGACGGATAAAGATATCGCCCGCCGGTTGCAGAACGTTGCTGATCCACCAGGCCTTTTCGGCACTGAAATGGTTGAGCAGCGCGCCCAATGCAATCCCCAGCACCAGACCGATGAGGATCTGCCAGGCGAGGCTTAGTCGTGCCTTCTTCATATCGTTACCCTTACTTCAGTTGGTCTCGGACAGGGGTACGAACGGAATCGTCGATGACAAAACACATTCGCGCCCCTGCCCCCGTATAAGGTCACCCCGAGCGCATTAGCGGCTTACTGGCAGGCGAAAAAAGGCGCAACTATTGCGACGCAAGGGGGGCTCGTCTAATGCCGTAAACGCCTACCCTATGCCGAATCGGCATGAGATTTTTCAAACGAAACCCGCATCCCAACCGGTTCGAATAGGCCATTTATGCAGGCATAAGTGCCGTGAGCCGGCCATTTCAGCGTAGCTGCGCCTTCTCTCGCCAGCGGGGGCAACCAATAAAACGACTGCGAATCGAGACGTGTCCCGTGGGAGAAAACGCGCCGGCATTCTCCGATATACGGTCAGGGAAAGGGCAATAAATCGGCGGGAGGAGACAAAATGCCGCATCGCGCAGCAACCGGTGGCATCCAATCCATCAACCGCTCTGGCACAGGTATTCTGCGTTATAAAGCGCTACGCAAGTTCGCCCAGCCGTAATGGCTTTGCGAACCTGCGTTGCAGCTTTTACCTGACCCGGCCCTTTCGCAGGCACTCCTTGTGCCCGTAGGTCACTCCGACTCTCATCAGTCAGAACGTCCCGGCCCCCTGGTCATGCACTGGCCCTCCTCGGGCCGTGCAGAAGGGAAAAGCAGGGCTGCTTTTCCCATTTTTCAGAATCAGTACCAGTTCGGATCTTTCTCGAGTTGTTCCATTAACAGTTTCTGCATACCTTCGTCGGGCTTGCCGAGGAAACGGTAGTCGGCATGCCGCGTCGGCGACTTGTCGGCCGGCAGCCCCGCAGGGACTTGTACCCACAAGGCGTAGGCTTCGTCCTTGTCGAAGCTGAAGGCGACGATCAGGCGCTGGCTGCGACACGTCGCCTGGGTTTCACACAGGGGTCCCACCAGATACTTGTCGCCATCTTCCTCGACAGCATTCATCTGTTGCGAATCGCCTGACAGGTTCATCACCCATTCGGGCAGGCGTTCTTCTTTTTTCACGACGTGCTGCCAGGTCTCACGGTATTGCGGGTCTGACGCCAGCAACTCGTTGGCCCGCATCTGCCCGTCATTGGCAGCCATTGCCATGGCACTGCCGCCCAACAACAGGGCGGCGGCCAGTCCTTTAAAGGAAACGCTCATGGTCAGCCTCGGCCACGACGGCCAAAGAAGAAGGAAGCGATGAACATCACCAGGAACACGACAAAGAGAATCTTGGCGATGCCCGTGGCGGTGCCTGCGATACCACCGAAGCCCAGTACTGCGGCGATGATGGCAATGATCAGGAAGGTAATTGCCCAGCTCAACATGGTGATTCTCCTTACGCTTTTCTATTTAGTGAGGGTCTGGCGATGATGGTTCCGGCGCGATGGACGACCGGTCCATCGGGTTAAAACACCCAGCGCTCTTCACGTGGCATATCGACCACTGGCTGAGCCTGATCGACATCCATCATGCGCATTGAAGCGGAGGCTTCCGCGACACTGCTGACGGCGCTGAAATGGGTTTGTGGGGCACGATGAATCGACGTCTGTGGCGCCTCTGGCTGTTGCCGCTCTTGCCAGAGCATCCATTGCTGGCCTATCACGAGGGTGACCAGCAATGCCAGGGCAGCCCATAAGCCTTGCTGAATGTGCAGAGAAGAAAATCGAAATTGGGCGGCACTTTGACGATTCATCCTGGAATTCCTCCCCACCCGGGTGCGGTGATCTGGTTGAGGCGCTCTAAACGCCACGTTGATCAGGACATTGCAGTCGGCGTGCCAGGATTTTTTATATAAAAAACTCTTTAAAATCATATATTTACAAAATAGTTATCGGAGGCGGGGAGCGCATCCTGCACGATGGCCCGCGTGGCAGTCGTGCGTAT harbors:
- the gltP gene encoding glutamate/aspartate:proton symporter GltP; amino-acid sequence: MKKARLSLAWQILIGLVLGIALGALLNHFSAEKAWWISNVLQPAGDIFIRLIKMIVIPIVISSLIVGIAGVGDAKKLGRIGLKTILYFEIVTTIAIVVGLLLANFFQPGSGIDMSTLGTVDISKYQATAAEVQHEHAFVQTILNLIPSNIFAAVARGEMLPIIFFSVLFGLGLSSLQSDLREPLVKMFQGVSESMFKVTHMIMQYAPIGVFALIAVTVANFGFASLLPLAKLVILVYVAIAFFAFVVLGLIARLFGFSVLKLMRIFKDELVLAYSTASSETVLPRVIEKMEAYGAPKAICSFVVPTGYSFNLDGSTLYQSIAAIFIAQLYGIDLSISQQLLLVLTLMVTSKGIAGVPGVSFVVLLATLGSVGIPLEGLAFIAGVDRIMDMARTALNVIGNALAVLVIARWEGMYDDAKGQRYWNSLPHWRSKEPLPAGETSSN
- a CDS encoding inhibitor of vertebrate lysozyme family protein; protein product: MSVSFKGLAAALLLGGSAMAMAANDGQMRANELLASDPQYRETWQHVVKKEERLPEWVMNLSGDSQQMNAVEEDGDKYLVGPLCETQATCRSQRLIVAFSFDKDEAYALWVQVPAGLPADKSPTRHADYRFLGKPDEGMQKLLMEQLEKDPNWY
- a CDS encoding DUF1328 domain-containing protein, producing the protein MLSWAITFLIIAIIAAVLGFGGIAGTATGIAKILFVVFLVMFIASFFFGRRGRG